In Halobaculum sp. XH14, a single genomic region encodes these proteins:
- the gatA gene encoding Asp-tRNA(Asn)/Glu-tRNA(Gln) amidotransferase subunit GatA, with amino-acid sequence MTDYNAIVTEATIEGADEGPLAEKTIAVKDNISTEGVRTTCGSAMLEGYVPPYDATVVERVRDAGATVVGKANMDEFGMGGTTETSAWGATKNPVDPERVPGGSSGGSAAAVAAGRADLALGSDTGGSVRNPAAFCGVVGIKPTYGLVSRYGLVAYANSLEQIGPLAPTVEEAAELLSVIAGPDENDGTTRDAGADADYAAAADGDVDGLTVGVPTELVEGAHGAVVTVFESALADLESRGVDTVEVSLPSVDHAVQAYYVIAMSEASSNLARFDGVRYGVSGGEGDWNESFARAREDGFGPEVKRRILLGTYALSAGYHDKYYKKAQDARAWVKRDFDEALAEADVLATPTMPVLPPKRGESLEDPLSLYLMDANTVPVNLANLPAISVPAGEADGLPVGMQFVGPKFGEETIVRAASAVEE; translated from the coding sequence ATGACCGACTACAACGCCATCGTCACCGAGGCGACCATCGAGGGAGCCGACGAGGGCCCGCTGGCCGAGAAAACCATCGCCGTCAAGGACAACATCTCGACGGAGGGCGTCCGGACGACGTGCGGATCCGCGATGCTCGAGGGGTACGTGCCGCCCTACGACGCGACGGTCGTCGAGCGCGTGCGGGACGCCGGCGCCACCGTCGTCGGCAAGGCGAACATGGACGAGTTCGGGATGGGCGGCACGACCGAGACGTCCGCCTGGGGCGCGACGAAGAACCCGGTCGACCCGGAGCGGGTCCCCGGCGGTTCCTCGGGCGGGTCAGCGGCGGCGGTCGCTGCCGGCCGGGCTGACCTCGCGCTCGGCTCCGACACCGGCGGCTCGGTCCGGAACCCCGCGGCGTTCTGTGGCGTCGTCGGCATCAAGCCGACGTACGGGCTGGTCTCGCGCTACGGCCTCGTCGCCTACGCGAACTCGCTCGAACAGATCGGTCCGCTCGCGCCGACGGTCGAGGAGGCCGCGGAGCTGTTGAGCGTCATCGCCGGCCCGGACGAGAACGACGGGACGACGAGGGACGCGGGCGCGGACGCCGACTACGCGGCGGCCGCCGACGGCGACGTCGACGGCCTCACGGTCGGCGTCCCGACGGAACTGGTCGAGGGTGCCCACGGGGCGGTCGTGACCGTGTTCGAGTCTGCGCTCGCGGACCTCGAATCGCGGGGCGTCGACACCGTCGAGGTGTCCCTGCCGTCGGTCGACCACGCGGTCCAGGCGTACTACGTCATCGCCATGTCGGAGGCGTCCTCGAACCTCGCGCGGTTCGACGGGGTTCGGTACGGCGTTTCCGGCGGCGAGGGCGACTGGAACGAGTCGTTCGCCCGCGCCCGCGAGGACGGATTCGGCCCCGAGGTGAAACGTCGGATCCTGCTGGGCACGTACGCGCTCTCCGCCGGCTATCACGACAAGTACTACAAGAAGGCGCAGGACGCCCGCGCCTGGGTGAAACGGGACTTCGACGAGGCGCTCGCGGAGGCCGACGTGCTCGCGACCCCGACGATGCCAGTCCTTCCCCCGAAACGCGGCGAGAGCCTCGAGGACCCGCTCTCGCTCTACCTGATGGACGCCAACACCGTCCCCGTCAACCTCGCGAACCTCCCGGCGATCTCCGTTCCCGCCGGCGAGGCCGACGGGCTCCCGGTGGGCATGCAGTTCGTCGGACCGAAGTTCGGCGAGGAGACGATCGTGCGGGCGGCGAGCGCGGTCGAGGAATAA
- a CDS encoding PHP domain-containing protein encodes MLSVELHCHSELSHDGRDPVDMLLEQAAAVGMDALAVTDHDELDASLEAADRADEYGLVGITGMEVTSAAGHVLALGIEEPIPAGLPFDDTLDRIADQGGLSVIPHPFQKSRHGVEPHVTDEQLARADAIEVYNSRLLTGRANRKAEAFALDHGVPMTAGSDAHIAEMVGQAVTEVGADDRTQTAVLDAIREGRTSVVGQRTPWHISFRQAAGGAKRRVRRRMAQFL; translated from the coding sequence GTGCTATCGGTCGAGCTGCACTGTCACTCGGAGCTCTCACACGACGGGCGCGACCCCGTCGACATGCTGCTCGAACAGGCGGCCGCCGTCGGGATGGACGCGCTGGCCGTCACGGACCACGACGAACTCGACGCGAGCCTGGAGGCCGCCGACCGGGCCGACGAGTACGGCCTCGTCGGCATCACCGGGATGGAGGTCACGAGCGCCGCCGGCCACGTGCTCGCGCTCGGCATCGAGGAGCCGATCCCGGCCGGGCTCCCGTTCGACGACACGCTCGACCGCATCGCGGACCAGGGCGGGCTCTCGGTCATCCCGCACCCGTTCCAGAAGTCCAGACACGGCGTCGAGCCGCACGTCACCGACGAACAGCTCGCCCGCGCCGACGCCATCGAGGTGTACAACTCCCGGCTGCTCACCGGCCGCGCGAACCGGAAGGCCGAGGCGTTCGCGCTCGACCACGGCGTGCCGATGACCGCCGGCAGCGACGCCCACATCGCGGAGATGGTCGGCCAGGCCGTCACCGAGGTCGGGGCCGACGACCGGACGCAAACGGCCGTGCTGGACGCGATCCGCGAGGGTCGGACCAGCGTCGTCGGCCAGCGAACGCCCTGGCACATCTCCTTCCGGCAGGCCGCCGGCGGGGCGAAGCGCCGCGTCCGGCGACGGATGGCCCAGTTCCTCTGA
- a CDS encoding potassium channel family protein, with amino-acid sequence MYVVIVGAGNIGTPLIELAVDGGNEVVVVERDQEKAEAAAAEFDCLVINDDATTRDVLEDAGAERADALVSTTDHDATNIMVCLLGKELEVPEIVSVVHDERHMALFRRIGVNTMENPQRLIAEYLYRAVKRPSIVDYMRVGQEAEVFEIRVAEDAPIAGETMEEARDAGHITDDMLVVAIERDGGADPITPRGGTRALPGDLCTVFSGRGATPEVTDVFGHFEANADRGPNGGGAT; translated from the coding sequence ATGTACGTGGTCATCGTCGGTGCCGGCAACATCGGCACGCCGCTCATCGAACTCGCGGTCGACGGCGGGAACGAGGTCGTCGTCGTCGAACGGGACCAGGAAAAGGCGGAGGCCGCCGCCGCCGAGTTCGACTGTCTGGTCATCAACGACGACGCGACGACGCGGGACGTCCTCGAGGACGCGGGCGCGGAGCGTGCCGATGCGCTGGTCTCCACGACCGACCACGACGCTACGAACATCATGGTGTGCCTGCTCGGGAAGGAACTCGAGGTGCCCGAGATCGTCTCGGTCGTCCACGACGAACGACACATGGCGCTGTTCCGTCGGATCGGCGTGAACACCATGGAGAACCCGCAGCGACTCATCGCGGAGTACCTCTACCGGGCGGTCAAGCGTCCCTCCATCGTCGACTACATGCGGGTCGGACAGGAGGCCGAGGTGTTCGAGATCCGCGTGGCCGAGGACGCTCCGATCGCGGGCGAAACGATGGAGGAGGCCCGGGACGCCGGCCACATCACGGACGACATGCTCGTCGTCGCCATCGAGCGCGACGGCGGTGCAGATCCCATCACCCCCCGGGGAGGAACGAGGGCGCTTCCCGGCGACCTCTGTACGGTGTTCTCCGGACGGGGAGCCACCCCGGAGGTGACGGACGTGTTCGGCCACTTCGAGGCGAACGCCGATCGTGGCCCCAACGGCGGCGGGGCGACGTGA
- a CDS encoding transcription initiation factor IIB, whose product MSENVRDYTDERSEQREADELESEREREDLQCPECGGDLVADSERGETVCRDCGLVVEEDEIDRGPEWRAFDSAEKDEKSRVGAPTTNMMHDKGLSTNIGWQDKDAYGNQLSGRQREKMQRLRTWNERFRTRDSKERNLKQALGEIDRMASALGLPENVRETASVIYRRALADDLLPGRSIEGVATASLYAAARQAGTPRSLDEISNVSRVEKDEVARTYRYVVRELKLEIQPADPESYVPRFASDLGLSDEAERRARTLLQSAKEAGIHSGKSPVGLAAAAVYAASLLTNEKVTQGEVSEVANISEVTIRNRYHELLEAEGRADFR is encoded by the coding sequence ATGAGTGAAAACGTCCGCGACTACACGGACGAGCGTTCCGAGCAGCGAGAGGCCGACGAGCTCGAATCAGAACGGGAGCGTGAAGACCTCCAGTGTCCCGAGTGCGGCGGCGACCTCGTCGCCGACTCCGAACGGGGCGAGACGGTGTGCCGGGACTGTGGGCTGGTGGTCGAGGAGGACGAGATCGACCGCGGGCCCGAGTGGCGTGCGTTCGACTCGGCCGAGAAGGACGAGAAGAGCCGCGTGGGCGCGCCGACGACGAACATGATGCACGACAAGGGGCTCTCGACGAACATCGGCTGGCAGGACAAGGACGCCTACGGCAACCAGCTCTCGGGTCGCCAGCGGGAGAAGATGCAGCGACTGCGCACGTGGAACGAGCGGTTCCGGACGCGGGATTCGAAGGAGCGGAACCTCAAACAGGCGCTGGGGGAGATCGACCGGATGGCCAGCGCGCTCGGCCTGCCCGAGAACGTCCGCGAGACGGCGTCGGTCATCTACCGGCGCGCGCTCGCGGACGACCTCCTGCCCGGCCGGTCGATCGAGGGCGTCGCCACCGCGAGCCTCTACGCTGCCGCCCGCCAGGCCGGCACCCCCCGCTCGCTCGACGAGATCTCGAACGTTTCCCGCGTCGAGAAGGACGAGGTCGCCCGCACCTACCGCTACGTCGTCCGGGAGCTGAAACTGGAGATCCAGCCGGCCGACCCCGAGAGCTACGTCCCCCGGTTCGCCTCCGATCTCGGGCTCTCGGACGAGGCGGAGCGCCGCGCCCGAACCCTGCTCCAGAGCGCGAAGGAAGCTGGCATCCACTCGGGCAAGTCGCCGGTCGGGCTCGCCGCCGCGGCCGTGTACGCCGCGTCGCTGCTCACGAACGAGAAGGTGACACAGGGCGAGGTGAGCGAGGTCGCGAACATCTCGGAGGTCACCATCCGAAACCGGTACCACGAACTGCTGGAGGCCGAGGGGCGGGCCGACTTCCGCTGA
- the gatC gene encoding Asp-tRNA(Asn)/Glu-tRNA(Gln) amidotransferase subunit GatC: MTDTSDADGTAGAGDGVDSAEVRHVAELARVDLSDEEAASFAAQFSDVLSYFEALDEVPAVEDEPELVNVMRTDEAREGLDQEAALSNAPESEEGFFKGPRVS; this comes from the coding sequence ATGACTGACACCTCCGACGCGGACGGGACCGCCGGCGCCGGGGACGGCGTCGACTCCGCCGAGGTCCGCCACGTGGCCGAACTCGCCAGGGTGGACCTGAGCGACGAGGAGGCCGCGTCGTTCGCGGCGCAGTTCTCGGACGTGCTCTCGTACTTCGAGGCGCTCGACGAGGTTCCTGCCGTCGAGGACGAACCGGAGCTCGTCAACGTGATGCGAACCGACGAGGCCCGCGAGGGACTCGACCAGGAGGCGGCGCTCTCGAACGCTCCCGAGTCGGAGGAAGGGTTCTTCAAGGGGCCGCGGGTGTCGTAG
- a CDS encoding DUF7503 family protein: protein MSDNPVKTYLAQHPKACGAVFMMTMLLASAGNGAATAAAINGP from the coding sequence ATGTCCGACAACCCGGTCAAGACGTACCTCGCACAGCACCCGAAAGCCTGCGGCGCAGTGTTCATGATGACGATGCTGCTCGCCAGCGCCGGTAACGGCGCGGCGACCGCGGCGGCGATCAACGGTCCGTAA
- a CDS encoding TrkH family potassium uptake protein codes for MSRRRTVAGVPADLAIVARDVGSLLVMQATMMTVTVVLALAFREFYQAFAFLLAGGLTVTVGFGARMTFADAPAPRMKHGMVIAATGWFCTALFGALPFLLSAFVTPSAVAASFVPQGAQYAESSLRYFRDPLHALFESMSGWTGSGLTMAIHEPSLPRTLLWWRSFIQWVGGVGVIVLTVSVLARPGSGSYALYRSEAREKRIHPSIISTVRTLWKIFLGYTFVSVLALFVAIRTSDYGSSLPLVEAAWQALNHAMTGLSTGGFSVTDDSIATYDSPLIEAVLLPVMTVGAIAFPVHYGVLRNRDLTRLADDLQTRWLFLLLGAGSALLVAQNVSALEYASGAFGATDWLGIGSLIGPTAADAARDSAFQFVSALTCTGFQSSSIGEWSAGGKLVVSCAMVVGGAAGSTVGGIKIIRAYTIGRGIVWQFGRVFLPANAVVTADIGDRTLDRNEMNREFAEAAIVSLLWVILLVVSSFVLTNVVGPSFGYEDALFEVASAQGNVGLSTGITGPAMPPLAEAMFLLNMWVGRLEIIPVLVFGRSLLFGMDP; via the coding sequence ATGAGTCGCCGTCGGACGGTCGCGGGAGTGCCGGCGGACCTCGCGATCGTCGCCAGGGACGTGGGCTCGCTGCTGGTGATGCAGGCGACGATGATGACGGTCACCGTCGTCCTGGCGCTCGCGTTCCGCGAGTTCTACCAGGCGTTCGCGTTCCTGCTGGCCGGCGGACTGACGGTCACCGTCGGGTTCGGGGCGCGCATGACCTTCGCCGACGCCCCGGCACCGCGGATGAAACACGGCATGGTCATCGCCGCCACGGGGTGGTTCTGTACGGCCCTGTTCGGCGCGCTCCCGTTCCTGCTTTCGGCGTTCGTCACGCCGTCGGCCGTCGCCGCGTCGTTCGTTCCCCAGGGGGCCCAGTACGCGGAGTCGAGCCTCCGCTACTTTCGAGACCCGCTCCACGCGCTGTTCGAGTCGATGTCGGGGTGGACGGGGTCCGGCCTCACGATGGCAATCCACGAACCGTCGCTCCCGCGGACGCTGCTCTGGTGGCGGTCGTTCATCCAGTGGGTCGGCGGCGTGGGCGTCATCGTCCTCACGGTGTCCGTCCTCGCTCGACCGGGGAGCGGGAGCTACGCGCTCTACAGGAGCGAGGCCCGCGAGAAGCGGATCCACCCGAGCATCATCTCGACCGTCAGGACGCTCTGGAAGATATTCCTCGGGTACACGTTCGTCTCGGTCCTCGCCCTGTTCGTCGCCATCAGGACGAGCGACTACGGCTCGTCGCTCCCCCTCGTCGAGGCGGCATGGCAGGCGCTCAACCACGCCATGACCGGGCTCTCCACCGGCGGCTTCTCCGTCACGGACGACTCCATCGCCACGTACGACTCCCCGCTCATCGAGGCCGTCCTGCTGCCGGTGATGACGGTCGGTGCAATCGCGTTTCCGGTCCACTACGGCGTCCTCCGGAACCGGGACCTCACCCGCCTGGCCGACGACCTACAGACTCGCTGGCTGTTCCTCCTGCTCGGAGCGGGATCGGCGCTCCTCGTCGCTCAAAACGTCTCGGCGCTCGAGTACGCGAGCGGGGCGTTCGGCGCGACCGACTGGCTCGGCATCGGGTCGCTGATCGGCCCGACCGCCGCGGACGCTGCCAGGGACAGCGCGTTCCAGTTCGTCAGCGCGCTCACCTGTACGGGGTTCCAGTCGTCTTCGATCGGCGAGTGGAGCGCTGGCGGCAAGCTCGTCGTCTCCTGTGCGATGGTCGTCGGCGGCGCGGCGGGGTCGACGGTCGGCGGCATCAAGATCATCCGCGCGTACACAATCGGCCGCGGCATCGTCTGGCAGTTCGGGCGCGTGTTCCTCCCCGCGAACGCGGTGGTCACCGCCGACATCGGTGACCGGACCCTCGACCGGAACGAGATGAACCGCGAGTTCGCCGAGGCGGCCATCGTCTCGCTCCTCTGGGTGATTCTGCTCGTCGTCTCGTCGTTCGTCCTGACGAACGTCGTTGGCCCCTCCTTCGGCTACGAGGACGCGCTGTTTGAGGTCGCCTCCGCGCAGGGGAACGTCGGCCTCTCGACGGGTATCACCGGTCCGGCGATGCCACCGCTCGCCGAAGCCATGTTCCTGTTGAACATGTGGGTCGGTCGCCTGGAGATCATCCCGGTGCTCGTGTTCGGGCGCTCGCTACTGTTCGGGATGGACCCGTAA
- the hisF gene encoding imidazole glycerol phosphate synthase subunit HisF, which translates to MPLTKRIIPCIDVALDDDGEAAVYTGVNFEDLQYTGDPVELAKKYNEAGADEFVFLDITATSDGRETMLDTVSAVADECFIPLTVGGGIRTREDIKETLRAGADKVSINSGAIANPELITRGAESFGSQCIVISVDAKRRFDERGEHYVEVDGESCWFECTVKGGSEGTGLDVIAWAAEAEERGAGELFVNSIDADGTRDGYDIPLTKAVCETVSTPVIASSGCGGPDDMYEVFTEAGADAGLAASIFHFEEYGIDEVKRYLDERALPIRR; encoded by the coding sequence GTGCCCCTCACGAAACGCATCATCCCCTGCATCGACGTTGCCCTCGACGACGACGGGGAGGCGGCCGTCTACACCGGGGTCAACTTCGAGGACCTGCAGTACACCGGCGACCCGGTCGAACTGGCGAAAAAGTACAACGAGGCGGGCGCCGACGAGTTCGTCTTCCTCGACATCACCGCCACCTCGGACGGCCGCGAGACGATGCTCGATACGGTCTCGGCGGTCGCGGACGAGTGCTTCATCCCGCTGACCGTCGGGGGCGGCATCCGGACTCGGGAGGACATCAAGGAGACGCTCCGGGCCGGCGCGGACAAGGTGTCGATCAACTCGGGAGCCATCGCGAACCCGGAGCTCATCACGAGGGGGGCCGAGTCGTTCGGCAGCCAGTGTATCGTCATCTCGGTCGACGCGAAGCGCCGGTTCGACGAGCGCGGCGAGCACTACGTCGAGGTGGACGGCGAGTCCTGCTGGTTCGAGTGTACCGTGAAGGGGGGAAGCGAGGGGACCGGCCTCGACGTGATCGCGTGGGCCGCGGAGGCCGAGGAGCGCGGCGCGGGCGAACTGTTCGTCAACTCCATCGACGCCGACGGGACCAGGGACGGCTACGACATCCCACTCACGAAGGCGGTCTGTGAGACCGTCTCGACGCCCGTCATCGCCTCGTCGGGCTGTGGCGGTCCCGATGACATGTACGAGGTGTTCACCGAGGCCGGCGCGGACGCGGGCCTCGCGGCGTCGATCTTCCACTTCGAGGAGTACGGCATCGACGAGGTGAAGCGGTACCTCGACGAGCGTGCCCTGCCGATCAGACGCTGA
- the purL gene encoding phosphoribosylformylglycinamidine synthase subunit PurL — MSLPDADRELVTAELGRDPTPAEAALFENLWSEHCAYRSSRPLLGAFESEGEQVVVGPGDDAAVVALPSPDADTAADDDAASDATDGDTYVTLGIESHNHPSYVDPFDGAATGVGGIVRDTMSMGAYPIALTDSLYFGPFDREHSRYLFEGVVEGISHYGNCIGVPTVGGSVAFHEGYEGNPLVNVACLGLTSADRLVTAVAQEPGNKLVLVGNGTGRDGLGGASFASEDLAEDAETEDRPAVQVGDPYAEKRLIEANEAFLDERLLVSARDLGAAGLGGASSELVAKGELGARIDLDAVHQREPNMNALEILLAESQERMCYEVRPGDVDRVREIADRFDLGCSVIGEVTDGNYVCTFAGSGARSASDGPDGDRETVVDVPAEYLADGAPMNDLPRAEPSQPDRDLPTSDLADAFEAVVGTPSTASKRWVYRQYDHEVGTRTAVGPGDDAAVIAVREADVGVALSAGAEPRWTDAAPYEGARAVALENATNLTAKGASPLAAVDCLNGGNPEKPEVYGAFAEAVDGLADMCSQLSVPVVGGNVSLYNDSAAGPIPPTPTLAMIGTTGQYSAPPASVTGEGELLLVGEAGDALGGSEYLAQVGGTDRFPALPDDPTAVLEALADVTTREATLAVHDVSHGGLAVALAELVGADAGVEATVADAPSLFDETPGRAVVETTDADAVVSAFEGLAPVERLGTATGDSTLSLTVGDERIEYDVDEIRELRSVIERELD; from the coding sequence ATGAGTCTCCCCGACGCGGACCGCGAACTCGTGACCGCGGAACTCGGCCGCGACCCCACGCCTGCGGAGGCAGCGCTGTTCGAGAACCTCTGGAGCGAACACTGCGCGTACCGCTCCTCGCGCCCCCTGCTCGGCGCGTTCGAGAGCGAGGGCGAGCAGGTCGTCGTCGGCCCGGGCGACGACGCCGCGGTCGTCGCGCTGCCGTCGCCCGACGCCGACACGGCGGCCGACGACGATGCCGCCAGCGACGCGACTGACGGGGACACCTACGTCACGCTGGGCATCGAGAGCCACAACCACCCCTCCTACGTCGACCCGTTCGACGGCGCGGCCACGGGCGTCGGCGGCATCGTGCGCGACACGATGAGCATGGGCGCGTACCCCATCGCGCTGACCGACTCGCTCTACTTCGGCCCGTTCGACCGGGAGCACTCCCGCTATCTGTTCGAGGGCGTCGTCGAGGGAATCAGCCACTACGGCAACTGCATCGGCGTGCCGACCGTGGGCGGCTCCGTCGCCTTCCACGAGGGGTACGAGGGCAACCCGCTCGTCAACGTCGCCTGCCTCGGACTCACCTCCGCGGACCGACTCGTGACGGCGGTGGCGCAGGAACCTGGCAACAAGCTCGTCCTCGTCGGCAACGGTACCGGCAGGGACGGCCTCGGCGGCGCGTCGTTCGCCTCCGAGGACCTCGCGGAGGACGCGGAGACGGAGGACCGACCCGCGGTGCAGGTCGGCGATCCATACGCCGAAAAGCGGCTCATCGAGGCGAACGAGGCGTTCCTCGACGAGCGCCTGCTCGTCTCCGCGCGCGACCTCGGTGCCGCCGGGCTGGGCGGTGCCTCCTCGGAACTGGTGGCGAAGGGTGAACTCGGCGCCCGGATCGACCTCGACGCCGTTCACCAGCGGGAGCCGAACATGAATGCGCTCGAGATCCTGCTCGCCGAGTCCCAGGAGCGGATGTGCTATGAGGTTCGCCCCGGCGACGTCGACCGCGTCCGCGAGATCGCCGACCGGTTCGACCTCGGCTGCTCGGTCATCGGGGAGGTGACCGACGGGAACTACGTCTGCACGTTCGCCGGGAGCGGGGCACGGAGCGCCTCGGACGGTCCGGACGGTGACCGCGAGACGGTCGTCGACGTTCCCGCCGAGTACCTCGCCGACGGCGCGCCGATGAACGACCTCCCGCGAGCGGAGCCGAGCCAGCCGGATCGGGACCTCCCGACGAGCGACCTCGCCGACGCGTTCGAGGCGGTCGTCGGAACCCCGAGCACGGCGAGCAAGCGCTGGGTGTACCGCCAGTACGACCACGAGGTCGGGACCCGAACCGCCGTCGGACCGGGCGACGACGCGGCCGTGATCGCCGTCCGCGAGGCGGACGTAGGCGTCGCGCTCTCGGCGGGCGCGGAGCCGCGCTGGACCGACGCGGCCCCGTACGAGGGCGCACGGGCGGTCGCGCTCGAAAACGCCACGAACCTCACCGCGAAGGGGGCGAGCCCGCTCGCGGCGGTCGACTGCCTGAACGGCGGAAACCCGGAGAAACCGGAGGTGTACGGCGCGTTCGCGGAGGCGGTCGACGGGCTGGCGGACATGTGCTCACAGCTGTCGGTCCCGGTCGTCGGGGGGAACGTCTCCCTGTACAACGACTCCGCTGCGGGCCCGATCCCGCCGACGCCCACGCTTGCGATGATCGGCACGACGGGCCAGTACTCGGCCCCGCCCGCGTCGGTCACGGGCGAGGGCGAACTGCTGCTCGTCGGCGAGGCGGGCGACGCGCTCGGCGGCTCGGAGTACCTCGCGCAGGTGGGCGGGACCGACCGGTTCCCGGCCCTGCCGGACGACCCGACGGCCGTCCTCGAGGCGCTGGCCGACGTCACAACACGGGAAGCCACGCTCGCGGTCCACGACGTGAGCCACGGCGGCCTCGCGGTCGCGCTCGCTGAACTGGTCGGTGCGGACGCGGGCGTCGAGGCGACCGTCGCTGACGCCCCCTCGCTGTTCGACGAGACGCCGGGGCGCGCGGTCGTGGAGACGACCGACGCCGACGCTGTCGTCTCGGCGTTCGAGGGACTCGCGCCGGTCGAACGGCTCGGGACCGCGACCGGCGACTCGACGCTCTCGCTCACGGTCGGCGACGAGCGAATCGAGTACGACGTCGACGAGATACGCGAACTCCGGAGCGTCATCGAGCGGGAACTCGACTAG
- a CDS encoding DUF7550 family protein: MADHHEHEHYREFDDERITSPMQSFATGQVLTGALIALVGIAVAFGVPLLLA, encoded by the coding sequence ATGGCCGACCACCACGAGCACGAACACTATCGGGAGTTCGACGACGAGCGGATCACCTCGCCGATGCAGTCGTTCGCGACGGGGCAGGTGCTCACGGGCGCGCTGATCGCGCTCGTCGGCATCGCGGTCGCGTTCGGCGTCCCGCTGCTTCTCGCCTGA
- a CDS encoding asparagine synthase C-terminal domain-containing protein — protein MDGAPAELVRDALADGDPLPGGTGFAGELDGALVRDVLGRRPVFSEADEPGAWSFDPTTLRAPTPVPAGHVRTEDGDRRVWTLPDPEPTAGLEAQRSVTDAVVDSATAVDPDGLAVAFSGGVDSALVAAGVPDAPLYVAGFEGSHDVAAARDAADETGRELTVVELSHDDLRRVVPEIVAATGRSNPMDVGIALPLYLVAERAAADGHGRLAVGQGADELFGGYAKVVSPGSDHRVEADTVRGARRETVLTLPDQLERDVLALRAAGVEPVAPFLRDSVVEAALRLPGDRIATGDERKVALRAAATDLVPESVRTADKKAVQYGTYVSRELDRLARRAGFKRRMENHVGRYIESLLE, from the coding sequence ATCGACGGCGCTCCGGCGGAACTGGTCCGCGACGCGCTCGCCGACGGCGACCCGCTCCCGGGCGGGACGGGCTTTGCCGGCGAACTCGACGGCGCGCTCGTCCGGGACGTGCTCGGCCGCCGGCCGGTGTTTTCCGAAGCCGACGAGCCGGGAGCCTGGAGCTTCGACCCGACGACGCTTCGGGCGCCGACCCCGGTTCCCGCGGGCCACGTGCGGACGGAGGACGGCGACCGGCGAGTCTGGACGCTTCCGGACCCGGAGCCGACGGCCGGCCTCGAGGCGCAGCGGTCCGTCACCGACGCTGTCGTGGACTCCGCCACTGCGGTCGATCCGGACGGGCTCGCGGTGGCGTTCTCCGGCGGCGTCGACTCCGCGCTCGTGGCCGCCGGGGTTCCGGACGCGCCGCTGTACGTCGCGGGGTTCGAGGGGAGCCACGACGTCGCCGCCGCCCGGGACGCCGCCGACGAGACGGGCCGGGAGCTCACCGTGGTCGAACTGTCCCACGACGACCTTCGACGCGTCGTCCCCGAGATCGTCGCGGCGACGGGTCGGAGCAACCCGATGGACGTGGGGATCGCGCTCCCGCTGTACCTCGTCGCCGAGCGCGCGGCCGCGGACGGTCACGGTCGGCTCGCGGTCGGGCAGGGCGCGGACGAACTGTTCGGCGGCTACGCGAAGGTGGTCTCGCCCGGCTCCGACCACCGGGTCGAGGCCGACACGGTCCGGGGCGCGCGCCGCGAGACGGTGCTCACGCTCCCCGATCAGTTAGAACGCGACGTGCTCGCGCTCCGGGCCGCGGGGGTCGAGCCCGTCGCGCCGTTCCTCCGGGACTCGGTCGTCGAGGCGGCGCTTCGGCTTCCCGGCGACCGGATCGCCACGGGGGACGAACGGAAGGTCGCGCTCCGGGCGGCCGCGACGGATCTGGTCCCCGAGTCGGTACGGACCGCGGACAAGAAGGCCGTCCAGTACGGGACGTACGTCTCCCGGGAACTCGACCGGCTCGCCCGTCGGGCCGGGTTCAAGCGACGGATGGAGAACCACGTCGGGCGGTACATCGAGTCGCTGCTGGAGTGA